In the Synergistaceae bacterium genome, one interval contains:
- a CDS encoding 23S rRNA (pseudouridine(1915)-N(3))-methyltransferase RlmH encodes MKILVLAVGKLKDKRIASLSGEYLSRIHPDGAVTTEHIPDPTGPPADRVEREGQEVLRRIRPRDRLVLLREDGKEQGSMEFAQWLSREMAATEGRLVLVIGGPWGASKTLLRRADADLSLSRMTFTHEMCFLFLAEQLYRAFSILQGSGYHH; translated from the coding sequence ATGAAAATTCTTGTTCTCGCGGTCGGCAAGTTGAAAGACAAAAGGATCGCCTCCCTTTCCGGGGAATATCTGAGCCGGATTCATCCCGATGGAGCCGTAACCACAGAACATATCCCCGACCCAACGGGCCCGCCGGCGGACCGCGTAGAGCGAGAAGGCCAGGAGGTATTAAGGCGTATCCGCCCCCGGGACCGATTGGTTCTCCTGCGGGAGGACGGGAAAGAGCAAGGTAGTATGGAGTTTGCCCAGTGGCTCTCGCGGGAGATGGCGGCGACGGAGGGCAGGCTTGTTCTGGTCATCGGCGGGCCTTGGGGCGCTTCCAAGACCCTGTTGCGTCGGGCCGACGCTGATTTGTCTCTTTCTCGCATGACCTTCACTCATGAAATGTGCTTTCTTTTTCTCGCCGAACAGCTTTACCGCGCTTTCTCTATTTTGCAGGGTTCTGGTTACCACCATTGA
- a CDS encoding HAD family hydrolase, with protein MRSFILMLSMACVALYGYALAGFAGYSFGRGRPDYIAWGLGAGTLCGAAAIFLWRKWTKETTPDLLIFDVDGVLLNTQDSFLVATAETVRWCWGNLMGGVVDCEGYNLDYFSRCKAHPAFNDDSVVAWTLLRFMGKTGRKSMKDALPSLDQWEKDLKDLDLTAARQEKTWGTIKALPQREVAYVLEEFYYGKEDYLALRGTPKYGIGQEGLWIRESPGTLKNWKDMGLPVGIYTGRTQGEVTLAQRSLNWLDFPREMLISSDDGILKPSPVGLSTLCERTGAQFPMFFGDTASDKEAWLAFGKGAFVGIGPILKPDAAKEGFLHFDTLEEALSALLPASLPLIH; from the coding sequence ATGAGGTCTTTTATTTTGATGCTTTCCATGGCCTGTGTTGCGCTCTATGGCTATGCCTTGGCGGGGTTTGCTGGATATTCTTTTGGGCGGGGCAGGCCGGACTATATCGCCTGGGGGTTGGGCGCGGGAACTCTGTGCGGCGCGGCGGCGATATTTCTGTGGAGAAAATGGACAAAGGAGACGACGCCGGACCTGCTCATCTTCGACGTAGACGGCGTGTTGCTCAACACCCAGGATTCCTTTCTGGTGGCCACGGCGGAGACGGTGCGCTGGTGCTGGGGCAACCTCATGGGAGGAGTTGTGGACTGCGAGGGATATAACTTGGATTATTTCAGCCGATGTAAGGCGCACCCCGCCTTCAATGACGACTCGGTGGTGGCTTGGACCCTCTTGCGCTTCATGGGCAAAACGGGCCGAAAAAGCATGAAAGACGCCTTGCCTTCTTTGGATCAGTGGGAGAAGGATCTAAAAGACTTAGACCTGACCGCTGCCCGCCAGGAAAAGACCTGGGGAACGATCAAGGCTCTTCCCCAGAGAGAAGTCGCGTATGTTCTGGAGGAATTTTACTACGGTAAGGAGGATTATCTGGCGCTGCGGGGCACTCCCAAGTATGGCATCGGGCAAGAGGGACTCTGGATTAGGGAAAGCCCAGGAACATTGAAGAATTGGAAGGACATGGGATTACCCGTGGGCATTTACACAGGGCGCACTCAGGGGGAAGTGACCCTAGCTCAAAGAAGCCTGAACTGGCTCGACTTTCCGCGGGAGATGCTAATCAGCTCCGACGACGGGATCTTGAAGCCGTCGCCTGTGGGTCTATCAACTCTTTGTGAGCGAACCGGGGCCCAGTTTCCCATGTTTTTCGGCGATACCGCCAGTGACAAAGAGGCGTGGCTCGCTTTCGGTAAGGGCGCTTTTGTGGGTATCGGTCCCATCTTAAAACCCGACGCCGCGAAAGAGGGGTTTCTCCATTTTGACACCTTGGAGGAGGCTCTATCCGCTCTTTTGCCTGCCTCGCTTCCATTGATTCATTGA